A single genomic interval of Psychroserpens sp. NJDZ02 harbors:
- a CDS encoding ParA family protein encodes MGKIIAIANQKGGVGKTTTSVNLAASLGVLEKKVLLIDADPQANATSGLGIDVESVEIGTYQLLEHTNSARQAVLKTNTPNLDIIPSHIDLVAIEIELVDKEEREYMLKKALQDIKDDYDFILIDCAPSLGLLTLNALTAADAVIIPIQCEYFALEGLGKLLNTVKSVQKIHNPDLDIEGLLLTMYDSRLRLSNQVVEEVQKHFNDMVFSTIIQRNVKLSEAPSYGESIINYDASSKGASNYLSLAKEIITKNS; translated from the coding sequence ATGGGTAAAATAATAGCAATTGCCAATCAAAAAGGTGGTGTTGGTAAAACAACAACCTCTGTTAACTTAGCAGCTTCACTAGGTGTTTTAGAAAAAAAAGTACTTTTAATTGATGCTGACCCACAAGCTAATGCAACCTCAGGTTTAGGAATAGATGTAGAGTCTGTAGAGATAGGAACCTACCAATTACTAGAGCATACCAATAGCGCTAGACAGGCTGTATTAAAAACAAATACGCCTAATTTAGACATTATCCCTTCGCATATCGATTTAGTAGCTATTGAGATAGAACTTGTAGACAAAGAAGAGCGCGAGTATATGCTAAAAAAGGCATTACAAGACATTAAAGACGATTACGACTTTATATTAATAGACTGCGCACCATCTTTGGGCTTACTAACCCTTAACGCTTTAACGGCTGCAGATGCCGTAATTATACCAATCCAATGCGAATACTTTGCGTTAGAAGGTCTTGGTAAATTATTGAATACCGTAAAAAGTGTCCAAAAAATACACAACCCAGATTTAGATATTGAAGGTTTATTATTAACGATGTACGATTCGCGTTTACGCCTATCTAATCAAGTCGTAGAAGAAGTACAAAAACACTTTAACGACATGGTTTTTTCAACCATTATACAACGTAACGTCAAACTTAGTGAAGCACCAAGTTATGGAGAAAGCATTATAAATTATGATGCCTCTAGTAAAGGTGCCAGCAATTATTTAAGTTTAGCAAAAGAAATTATTACAAAAAACTCCTAA